The Primulina tabacum isolate GXHZ01 chromosome 16, ASM2559414v2, whole genome shotgun sequence genome window below encodes:
- the LOC142529835 gene encoding PHD finger protein ALFIN-LIKE 2-like — protein MASVPSSARTVEEIFKDYSARRAGILRALIYDVDEFYGICDPEKENLCLYGHPNETWEVNLPAEEVPPELPEPALGINFARDGMNRRDWLSLIAVHSDCWLLSVAFYLGARLNRNERKRLFSLINDLPTVFEVVTERKPVKDKPNADSGSKSRGSTKRSIDGQVKSNPKLAEESYEEEEEDDEHSETLCGSCGGNYNADEFWIGCDICERWFHGKCVKITPAKAESIKQYKCPSCMKRGRQ, from the exons ATGGCATCAGTTCCTTCGAGTGCCCGAACTGTAGAGGAGATCTTCAAAGATTACAGCGCTCGTCGTGCTGGAATTCTTCGTGCGTTAATATATG ATGTGGATGAATTTTACGGGATTTGTGATCCAG AGAAGGAAAATCTGTGTCTATATGGGCACCCTAATGAAACATGGGAAGTGAATCTTCCAGCTGAGGAAGTTCCTCCTGAACTGCCAGAGCCAGCACTTGGAATCAATTTCGCTAGGGATGGAATGAATCGAAGAGATTGGCTTTCATTAATTGCTGTGCACAGTGATTGTTGGTTACTCTCAGTGGCTTTCTATCTTGGAGCCAGGCTGAACCGCAATGAAAG GAAGCGCCTGTTCAGCTTGATCAATGATCTACCGACAGTCTTCGAAGTTGTAACTGAAAGGAAGCCTGTGAAAGACAAGCCCAATGCAGATAGTGGAAGCAAATCTCGTGGCAGCACAAAG aGATCCATTGATGGACAGGTTAAAAGCAACCCTAAACTGGCTGAAGAAAGCTACGAGGAAGAAGAGGAAGATGATGAACACAGTGAAACTCTATGTGGAAGCTGTGGTGGAAATTACAATGCTGACGAGTTCTGGATTGGCTGTGACATCTGTGAGCGGTGGTTCCATGGGAAGTGTGTGAAGATAACACCTGCTAAAGCCGAGAGCATAAAGCAATATAAATGCCCATCCTGCATGAAACGGGGCAGGCAGTAG